In a genomic window of Microterricola viridarii:
- the nadA gene encoding quinolinate synthase NadA, translating to MSTTATNPAPTNPALTASVDRVIQLIGSGGSTAESCSPELAKGPWEFDAGPVSYGPGSSMSDVIPTGSPRQGALPAEYKTASDEELDARVRAAKATLGDRVLVLGHFYQRDEVVAHADYIGDSFQLAGAARSRPDAEAIVFCGVHFMAETADLLSTPEQAVILPNLAAGCSMADMADIDSVTECWEALEELYGTEPDETGRVPVIPVTYMNSSAALKAFCGERGGIVCTSSNAETVLEWAFERGQRVLFFPDQHLGRNTAKAMGVPLERMPMWNPRKSLGGNTAEELDAARVILWHGFCSVHKRFTVAQIEQARASHPGVRVIVHPECPMPVVDAADEYGSTDYITKAIQAAPAGSTFAIGTEINLVQRLAAQHPEHTIFCLDPVVCPCSTMYRIHPGYLAWVLESLVAGEVVNQVSVSAEVAEPARLALERMLAAKPPANGGGAAAAATTTTAA from the coding sequence ATGAGCACCACCGCGACGAACCCCGCCCCCACGAACCCCGCTCTGACCGCTTCGGTCGACCGCGTCATCCAGCTGATCGGGAGTGGCGGCTCGACCGCCGAGAGCTGTTCCCCCGAGCTCGCCAAGGGCCCGTGGGAGTTCGACGCCGGCCCCGTCTCCTACGGCCCCGGCTCCTCGATGAGCGACGTCATCCCGACCGGCTCGCCCCGCCAGGGCGCCCTGCCGGCCGAGTACAAGACTGCCAGCGACGAGGAGCTCGACGCCCGGGTGCGCGCCGCGAAGGCGACGCTCGGCGACCGGGTGCTCGTGCTCGGCCACTTCTACCAGCGCGACGAGGTCGTGGCCCACGCCGACTACATCGGCGACTCGTTCCAGCTGGCCGGCGCCGCCCGGTCGCGGCCGGATGCCGAAGCGATCGTGTTCTGCGGCGTGCACTTCATGGCCGAGACCGCCGACCTGCTCTCGACCCCGGAGCAGGCCGTCATCCTGCCAAACCTCGCCGCCGGCTGCTCGATGGCCGACATGGCCGACATCGACTCGGTCACCGAGTGCTGGGAGGCGCTCGAGGAGCTCTACGGCACCGAGCCAGACGAGACCGGCCGCGTGCCCGTCATCCCCGTCACCTACATGAACTCCTCTGCTGCCCTCAAGGCGTTCTGCGGCGAGCGCGGCGGCATCGTCTGCACCTCCTCCAACGCCGAGACTGTGTTGGAGTGGGCGTTCGAGCGCGGCCAGCGGGTGCTGTTCTTCCCCGACCAGCACCTCGGCCGCAACACGGCCAAGGCGATGGGCGTGCCGCTGGAGCGGATGCCGATGTGGAACCCGCGCAAGAGCCTCGGCGGCAACACCGCGGAGGAGCTCGACGCCGCCCGGGTGATCCTCTGGCACGGCTTCTGCAGCGTGCACAAGCGCTTCACCGTCGCCCAGATCGAGCAGGCACGCGCCAGCCACCCCGGCGTGCGCGTCATCGTGCACCCCGAGTGCCCGATGCCCGTCGTCGACGCGGCCGACGAGTACGGCTCCACCGACTACATCACGAAGGCGATCCAGGCCGCCCCGGCCGGCTCGACCTTCGCGATCGGCACCGAGATCAACCTCGTGCAGCGCCTCGCCGCCCAGCACCCGGAGCACACCATCTTCTGCCTCGACCCCGTGGTCTGCCCGTGCTCGACGATGTACCGCATCCACCCCGGCTACCTCGCCTGGGTGTTGGAGTCGCTCGTGGCCGGCGAGGTCGTCAACCAGGTGTCGGTCAGCGCCGAGGTGGCGGAGCCGGCCCGGCTCGCCCTGGAGCGGATGCTGGCCGCCAAGCCGCCGGCGAACGGCGGCGGGGCCGCGGCCGCTGCCACCACCACCACGGCGGCCTGA